From a region of the Malania oleifera isolate guangnan ecotype guangnan chromosome 12, ASM2987363v1, whole genome shotgun sequence genome:
- the LOC131144734 gene encoding F-box/kelch-repeat protein At1g67480, which yields MLGFEGGKKRFAVSNMCFSNSVQKDALFCSKSSCCSGLQVTNEFVESYNPILPGLPDDVAKYCLALAPRSNFPAMGAVCKKWRSFIRSKEFITVRKLAGVLEEWLYVLTLDDEEKESHWEVLDCLGHGHKVLSPMPGPMKTGFGVVVLNGKLLVMAGFSVDDGTTSASADVYQYDSCLNSWSKLANMNVGRYDFACAEVNGMVYAVGGYGVDGDSLSSVEVYNPDADKWTLIESLRRPRWGCFACGFEGKLYVMGGRSSFTIGNSRFVDVYNPERHTWCEMKNGCVMVTAHAVLGKKLFCMEWKNQRKLAIFNPEDNSWKMIPVPLTGSSCIGFRFGILDGKLLLFSQEVDPGYRTLLYDPDAAPGSEWQTSEIKPSGLCLCSVTIKA from the exons ATGCTTGGTTTTGAGGGTGGAAAGAAGAGATTTGCAGTTTCAAATATGTGTTTCTCTAATTCTGTCCAGAAAGATGCACTGTTTTGTTCAAAAAGCAGTTGTTGTTCAGGTCTACAGGTCACTAATGAATTCGTTGAGTCTTACAATCCAATTTTACCTGGGCTGCCTGATGATGTGGCAAAATATTGCCTTGCCCTTGCTCCTCGTTCTAACTTCCCAGCTATGGGTGCCGTATGCAAGAAATGGAGATCGTTTATTCGGAGCAAAGAATTCATCACTGTGCGAAAACTGGCTGGTGTGCTTGAGGAATGGCTCTATGTCTTGACTCTGGATGACGAAGAAAAGGAGAGCCACTGGGAGGTTTTAGATTGTTTGGGACACGGGCATAAGGTTCTTTCACCAATGCCTGGCCCAATGAAGACTGGTTTTGGGGTGGTGGTTCTCAATGGAAAGCTTCTTGTCATGGCTGGCTTTTCAGTGGATGATGGGACTACCTCTGCCTCGGCTGATGTTTACCAATATGACTCTTGCCTCAACAG CTGGAGCAAACTAGCAAACATGAATGTGGGCCGCTATGACTTTGCTTGTGCTGAAGTTAATGGCATGGTTTATGCAGTGGGGGGCTATGGAGTTGATGGTGATAGCCTTTCTAGTGTTGAGGTGTACAATCCCGATGCTGACAAATGGACCCTAATAGAGAGCCTTCGCCGTCCCAGGTGGGGCTGTTTTGCTTGTGGGTTTGAGGGAAAGCTCTATGTAATGGGTGGAAGGTCGAGCTTTACAATTGGAAATTCAAGGTTTGTTGACGTATACAACCCCGAGAGACACACCTGGTGTGAAATGAAGAACGGCTGTGTAATGGTCACTGCTCATGCTGTGCTGGGAAAGAAGCTCTTCTGTATGGAGTGGAAGAACCAGCGGAAACTGGCCATTTTCAACCCTGAGGACAACTCGTGGAAGATGATTCCTGTTCCACTGACTGGAAGCTCTTGTATTGGGTTTCGGTTCGGGATTTTGGATGGAAAGCTTTTGCTGTTCTCCCAGGAGGTGGATCCTGGCTACCGAACCCTACTCTATGATCCGGATGCAGCCCCTGGTTCAGAGTGGCAGACTTCCGAGATCAAGCCGTCTGGGTTGTGCTTATGCAGCGTGACAATCAAAGCTTGA